The DNA segment AGGCATTATTTTATTCTCAAAGTTGAACAAAGAATTTGTTTGGTTAAATTATGAGCTTAATAACCAAAACACTTGTGTCTGATATCTAATTCTGTTTCACAATAGATTGGGTTTTAGCTTTTGGTGTCCTGTATCCAATACATGAATGTATTAATGGAGATACGATCCAGAAAATGAACCCATTTTATATAACCTTTCGATCCCCAAGTTAGCAAAATCAACACTTTCTTGCATCATATGGATTCCAAACATACTATGTCGTGTCCATTTGGAAGCCCACATGCGAGGCCTGTCTTAACATAACAAGTATGGGTGAGTCATTCTCTATCCCCAGCAATAACATTCCAGGCCAATTGTAGCCCATGAAGGATTCATATTGATGACGAACATGGGAAAGAACTAAGAAATCTATGATTGCAGCAACAAGAACAAGCATTTAGCTCCCAAGAAAACAAATGAACACTAAATAAAATTCTTTGTTCAGAAATTATAGACTGCATATCACATAAAAAACACTGTTGATTCACACCATTCTAAAAATACATGTACCACCAATCACTCTTTACAATTCCTTGCACAGACTGGGCAACTCAGAAGTCCAGCAAACCAATGGCAAGTCGCAAGCTGAGAATATAGTTTAAGCCAGGAACAGCACAAAATAATGGGCTTCGTCAGCTCATGCAGGCAATGCAAAGCTCTGCTGTGTCCATTGGGGAGGATCCATCACTAAACAAGGATCTGATTTCTCAAAGTCCGCAACCTATGACAAAACCAGAGTAAACAATTATAATGTCGAAGCTGCAATAAAAAAATATCAAAGCTATAAAACACGGGAGACGAGAAAATGGACAGGTGAGACTACTCTTACCTTTTCTTTGCAGCTTGGGCAATAGTGATATTTGTGCCAGAGACAGTCCATTGAGGGGCAAAGAAAGCAAACCCCAAGCATAAATGGCATCATACAACCAACAACAGCTGCCAGACTAGGCTTTGACCTGTATTGTACATTAAAGGGAGAAAATATTAGTGCACATGACAAGGACAAGAAAAGgaggaaaatgaaaataaaattcaatGTAAGAAATTATCGTGGAACTTAGATAATAATcagtaatgaaaataaaattcaatGTACGAAAACATCGCAGAACTTAGATGATAATCGTCCATTCTTCGGACAATGAGGTGCTTATACATTCCTTCCTACTCTGAAATTAGGAGTTTGACAAGTAAAATTCATGACAAGATCCAACTCATTTTTTATTAGAGCATATGAAATGTATAATTATGTCATCTAATAATTTCATTTGTTATAGATCCGAGTGATTAAAATAGAAACAATGACTGTAAACATATGTTCCATAAAGCAATATTGAAGGCACTGGTTCAATTAAAGATACGAGTGATAACAAAATCTGGCCATCTATAGCATTTTCCAAATGCAATCATATTGAATCAACAAGAAAAATAAATCCTTGATATAAAAGCAGGTTCTCTACCTAGAGATTTAATCAAAACAAGGTCAACAACAAATGTTGAGAAAGCATATTGAACATCATTGCATCATTCACATAAAGATCAACCTAAACATCCAGGTTACTGCTCCAATTTTCAATACTTCAGCACCCCTACCTTCATAAATCCTTCTCAATCCAAAGAACTATAATTAAAAACGAAGAGTAGAACAAGTTAAACGGTAGCTAATCCCTTCTTCTGGCCTGGCAATTAAATCATAACACCTCTAGCTTCTAGCACTTGACAATAGCAACAACTAACAATGAAGCCAAAGCAAAATTTGAATTTTGCTTCTGTAAAAATCACATCTAGCAAATCGCTCAAGAACGAATCGCAGTCCACTAATTCCAGTTTACCAAATCATAACACAAAAAGAGAAGAGTCCTTTTACTCCAACTTTTCTTACCCTGATTAAAAGCAGGCAAAGGATCTCAAGCCGAGGCAATGCTTTCAATCATGAGTATAATCCTCAATACTGAGGTATCATCACAACTCTAACGTTAAGTGGAAAAAGAAGATTGATTTTCTTACTTATGCTAAAAATTTGGctctaaaataattttaatttctctgtAAAAATGAATGCCCACTGAACATTAACCTAAAATTTAATACCCAAAAAACAAGTTCGCAAAATTCATGAAAATTTATGAAAAGCTAACATCGTGATCGATCAAGAAGAATGGCAAGAGGGAATGGAGAAGAAGTTTACCTGACAACAGTAAGCCCAGAATTACCACAGAAAATGCAGTTAAAAGGAGCAGGAGTGTCCCGATACATAGTCTGCTGAATCGGAATTCCTTTCGGATCGCCGAAGACGGCGTTTGGCGGGATGGCTCCAGCTTGGTAAGGATTCTGGCCGACGTAGTAAGGAACCCCGATGGCAGGCTCGTCTTTTTGCCCCATAGATTTAGTTTTTGTGTTTTGTGAAGCTTTTCTGGATTGGAGATCGACGTAGGACGAATGAAAGATTGATCCTTGAAATAAACTACAAGACAAACAATCGGATGATTGAAGACGAATGAAAGATTGATTCTTGAAATCAATTGATCATATAGGCAAAGTTATTGGCGTTCTATGCGAGCTGTAAATATGCCCGGTCTTGCATAGAAATTAatataattagttttttttttttttttttaatggccgAGAAGTCGTTTTCTTTCTAGAACAAGAAATTATGTGGACATTTGGTGATTTCATATAGAAAAGTTTACATAaaatggtatatatatatatatatatatatatatatatattgcttttGAAACTTTAACTCTTAATCCAGGACTTTTGATTGGTAAAGAGAAGACTAAGTCGTGCAAGAGGATATCAAACCTGCATGAAAGAAAAATTTCTTAAAAATCCAAAATAGGCAGCTTCCAGATGTCTCTCTTTAGTCCAAAACAAACTGGTCTTCTACACCTCACAGGATAATTCAACGTTTGCCTAAGCAACCTCAGAAGTTGCAGACTCAACTCTATGGTTCTATTTCCTGGGCCATCTCTTGTTGCCAATTGGGCTCAAGCCTCGTCCAGAAAATACAAGTTAGATTGGGCTCATAGTTCATATGTATACAAAGCAGAATGCTTGTCAAGTGTTGTCAGATGATGGGTATTTTGCAGGCCAGAGACAATTATTGCAACCCAATGGGCTATACCCATTTGTATTTATTACGCTGTATCTGTTCCATTGTTCAGAGATATTGACATGCTTATGATTGACGAGAAGGTTAATTTGTGCATGAGAATTATAGCAAGAAACAATAATTGTTAATGGGGTGACCACGCTGAGACCACTAGAGGATGTTCCCTTCATGCGTTATGTCAAAGCCCCTCGTTTAATGTGAAGGGAATGAAATGGGAAGCCAAACCCAACATGGCCTGCTCAATTCAAaactcttttattattatttttttttttttactacgtaagtttaaaataattaatttaagggaaagaaaaagaaagttgGCAAAAAGGGTGACACATTTCTCAAATAATATAGAGAAGGGTGATACATCGCAAGGTCTCACAGCTGGTAAGTTCTGACCAGAAAGGAATATTAGTGCAGGCTCACTGCACACATACACCCACAAAGAGAAGAGATGGAATGGTGTCAGACACTGACAAGACTTGAGAATAGATTCCACAAGgtgaagaaaataaaagatattattataattattatatattaggGTCTCGTGAAtcacataaattaatttttatagagAGTTTGTGTAATATATTCATGCAGATATTGTATTcttctgttaaaaaaaaaaaaaactatttgaattaaagagaaattttaataatttaattcatacacacatatataaaatgcaatacatgtaatttaattttaaaattaaattatacaaTAAAGTATATTCTATTAGAATATTTATATATGGATAttcaattattatatataaatatatattaaaattattttaatttttagtgatataattaaaataattaaattatttcttcTATTACAAATATAGTCTTTGAGTAAAAGGAAATAAGTTCAACTGCTCTGCAACTCAAACATCTAAATTCCTTAACCTACCCAGCTAAAGGTCATTCCTGTCCTGTAGAAAATAAAAatactgtttttcttatt comes from the Hevea brasiliensis isolate MT/VB/25A 57/8 chromosome 5, ASM3005281v1, whole genome shotgun sequence genome and includes:
- the LOC110639447 gene encoding GSH-induced LITAF domain protein; this translates as MGQKDEPAIGVPYYVGQNPYQAGAIPPNAVFGDPKGIPIQQTMYRDTPAPFNCIFCGNSGLTVVRSKPSLAAVVGCMMPFMLGVCFLCPSMDCLWHKYHYCPSCKEKVADFEKSDPCLVMDPPQWTQQSFALPA